TAAGGATCAGACATTCATTGTGATCTTGAGAACAAGGAGATGGTATCACTCagcacaaatgaacaaacaaacaaacaaacaaacaaacaaacaagaggggatgggggttgggggtgccAGAATATAGAGGTAAGTATAAATTTTCCCTGGAAACAACTGGCGTGGGGAAAATGGGCTGAATTATAATAGTGAAGGTTTTATTAACTTTCTTtggtgaaggggagagagagagaaattgtgaGATCATTGTTGCAGTGTGTACttttgcattattttttattcacattacatcccaactTCAGACCCCTATCTCTTCTCCTAGTCTTGCTCTTACAAaaccctccccttttcctcataGAAGGGGAATCTCTCCTTAGTTACCACTCCACCCTGGGACATCTGGTCCCAGCAGAACTAagcacctcccctcccactgaggcccaaacaTGAAATACAGGTAGGGAAAGGGGATCCATGGCAGGCAACAAAGCACAGATAGCCCCCACTCCAAACTGTtagggggacccacatgaagaccaaattgTACATCTGCAACAAATGTATGAAGGACCTATCCATACCCCCTGCATGctttttggttagtggttcagtctctgtgagccctcatgggcctaggttagttgacactgtaggtcttcttgtggtgcccttgACCCCTCCAGCTTTCTCAATGCTATCACTCATCTTCctgatgtttggctatgggtctctacagctgtttccatcagctgcaggatgaagcctttcaggagacagttatgctaggttcccatttgcaagcatagcagaatgtCGTTAATAGAGTCAGGGGTTATCTCTCTCCCACATGCTCAgtccaagttgggccagtcatagGTTGGCCATTCTCTGAatctctgcttcatctttatcCTTACACATCTTATAGACAGGAcagattttgggttgaaggttttgtgggtgggctgATGTCCTGTTCTTtcctctggaagtcctgcctggctacaggaggtggccacttcagtctctatgtACCCCACttgtaggaatctcagctaaggTCATTCTCATAGACTCCTTGAAGCttcccatcccaggtctccaggGAAATTGGTGGGGATGCATCTCTGGGACTAGCCGGACACTTTTGTTTGATTCACTAAGTACCCCTAGAACCCCATGTGTGAGATCTCCAAGAAATGTTTTAATTCTTTCTAGCATCAAATGGACAAACAGTGATTCAGTTAAATTGCAACATTACCTGGTACTGGCCTAAGACAACAGAAGTTTGACTTGCTTTCATAAAACCTCTCACTTTAGATGTCAGTCACCAGTGGAAGGTTCCTGGGGTAGCTCAAACTTCCTTTGAACTTGGCTATGAAAGGAGTAACCCCACAACCTCTGCCATTTTTGGTATCTTATTCCAGCTTTTGTTATGACCAAATATCATAAATTGAAAACAATAAAGGTGGATCTGAGGTGTGTGATTTGAAGTACACATTTGAGGGACTATGTCTGCTGAGGGTGTTTGCACTGTGTCACAGCATGGCAGAGGAGTAAGTGACAAAACAGCACAAAGTCACCCCTGAAGAAACTAACCTGCCTTTGCAATAAAGGGCACTGATCCACTCAATGATGGTGAGGGAATCATGACCCATCTACAGGTAAAGATTCCACACCATAATTCTAGTTGCAAtcaaatttccccctgtgccttGGCATGGATAAGCAGATGAGCAGCTCGATGCAAGAAAGGATGTTACTTGGGGTTTCTTTCATCTACATCTCTGCCCCATGTCTTAATCAACCTGGAAGCTCTCATAATGCTTTGAGACAGGCACAACTGATAAAATCATTAACCACTGCTGATTAACTCAGTCTTCACCCCCTCAAGGTCAAAGGTGAACTGTAAGGTCCAGCTTACTTGGTTCTTCTGACAATGAACTCCATCTTTTTGTTGCCACGGGGCTCACCTAGAGCTGACTTACGCATGCTATAAAAGGGCTTGCCGTGGAATGTGTAGATGCTCTTTTCTCATGTTATCACTCGGGAATACCTAGGGTTCTAATCACAGAAATGGGGATGAAAATCAAATATGCATTTCTCACTATAGTACAGTATCATAGTGATGACTACAGACATTCCTTCCTTGTAACCCACAACAGTGTCAGGAGTTGAAGAGAAAGGATCCGTTGACCTGCAGAGGAAGCAGGTGCCTTGCTGGCTACATCTAcaccagctctgaaaagaaaacaagaaccagATACATTCCTTGAATGAAGCACCATGGCCAGATTTTTACAGACCCTGATGTTCTTGGTGATCACAGTGGAATTTGTATCTAGAAGAGTCGAAGCCTGGGGCTCACCAACGATTGTAAGGCCATTTGAAGACATCCCCAAATCCTATGTCTATGTCCAGCATGCACTCTGGTATGCCATGAAAGAATACAACAAGGCCAGCAATGATCAATACAACTTCAAGGTGGTGGATATCctaaaatctcaggagcaggTGAGTATGCTGTCTGCTCCTTGCTTCTTTATTGTCTAGTCTTCTGCTGGGGGCAGAGACAAGTGTCAAGTGATAGTTACTATATAGGAATGGAAACAAGGCCATTGGATGCCTTTATCTACAACATATCATTTCATTTTAGAAGTGAAGATGAATTAAATTTttctatgtatttacttatttattatgcaAAAGAAACATAAAGTATCAATTAAAATTGGTTGTAGCAACACTGAAACTGTAGG
This Rattus norvegicus strain BN/NHsdMcwi chromosome 3, GRCr8, whole genome shotgun sequence DNA region includes the following protein-coding sequences:
- the Cst13 gene encoding cystatin-13 isoform X1, which codes for MARFLQTLMFLVITVEFVSRRVEAWGSPTIVRPFEDIPKSYVYVQHALWYAMKEYNKASNDQYNFKVVDILKSQEQITDSLEYYLEVNIARTMCKKIAGDNENCLIQNDPKMKKMVFCIFIVSSKPWKFELKMLKKQCKDI